The following coding sequences lie in one Equus przewalskii isolate Varuska chromosome 25, EquPr2, whole genome shotgun sequence genomic window:
- the MAPK1IP1L gene encoding MAPK-interacting and spindle-stabilizing protein-like produces MSDEFSLADALPEHSPAKNSAVSNSKPGQHPQGWPSSSPWNSPSAPPSVPSGLPPSAAPSTVPFGAAPTGMYPSVPPTGPPPGPPAPFPPSGPSCPPPGGPYPAPTVPGPGPTGPYPTPNMPFPELPRPYGAPTDPAAAGHLGPWGSMSSGPWAPGIGGQYPTPNMPYPSPGPYPTPPPQAPGAAPPVPWGTVPPGAWGPPAPYPAPAGSYPTPGLYPTPNNPFQVPSGPSGAPPMPGGPHSYH; encoded by the exons CTGGCAGATGCGCTACCTGAACATTCCCCTGCCAAAAACTCTGCTGTGAGCAATTCCAAACCCGGCCAACATCCTCAAGGCTGGCCAAGCTCCAGTCCTTGGAATAGCCCGAGTGCTCCTCCCTCCGTGCCGTCTGGACTCCCGCCAAGCGCAGCGCCCTCCACTGTGCCTTTTGGAGCAGCGCCCACAGGAATGTATCCCTCTGTGCCTCCCACTGGACCACCTCCAGGACCCCCAGCACCATTTCCTCCTTCTGGACCATCCTGCCCCCCACCTGGTGGTCCTTATCCAGCCCCAACTGTACCAGGCCCTGGCCCCACAGGGCCATATCCTACACCAAATATGCCCTTTCCAGAGCTTCCAAGACCATATGGTGCACCCACAGATCCAGCTGCAGCTGGTCATTTAGGTCCATGGGGATCCATGTCTTCTGGACCTTGGGCACCAGGAATAGGAGGGCAATATCCCACCCCCAATATGCCGTATCCATCTCCAGGGCCATatcccactcctcctccccaagCACCAGGGGCTGCACCACCTGTTCCATGGGGCACTGTTCCACCAGGAGCCTGGGGACCACCAGCACCATATCCTGCCCCTGCAGGGTCATATCCCACACCAGGACTCTATCCCACTCCCAATAATCCTTTTCAAGTGCCTTCAGGACCTTCTGGTGCTCCACCAATGCCTGGTGGCCCCCAT TCTTACCATTAA